In Georgenia soli, a genomic segment contains:
- a CDS encoding nuclear transport factor 2 family protein, with amino-acid sequence MTRSTREVLESHLAHREEGELDADLEENYDPDVVVLSWGEGASRGLEAVRHRAEALSSYLGHGAFRYEELLVEGEFGMLRWSGRSPQVRVRNGVDSFVVRDGRIIAQTIYYAVQNGRSAVSGR; translated from the coding sequence GTGACGCGGTCCACCCGAGAGGTGCTCGAGTCCCACCTGGCCCACCGTGAGGAGGGCGAGCTGGACGCTGATCTGGAGGAGAACTACGACCCCGACGTCGTCGTGCTCTCCTGGGGAGAGGGAGCGAGCCGCGGGCTGGAGGCGGTGCGGCACCGCGCGGAGGCGCTCTCGTCCTACCTCGGCCACGGGGCGTTCCGGTACGAGGAGCTCCTCGTCGAGGGCGAGTTCGGGATGCTGAGGTGGAGCGGACGCTCGCCGCAGGTGCGGGTGCGCAACGGTGTCGACTCGTTCGTCGTCCGTGACGGGCGGATCATCGCCCAGACGATCTACTACGCGGTCCAGAACGGCCGGAGCGCGGTCAGCGGACGGTGA
- a CDS encoding TIGR01458 family HAD-type hydrolase — translation MPEPQDAPREAAAGWAGGRRGGGTDRRGGKTDRHGGGTDRRDLRAVLLDIDGVLTVSWKAVPGAVEAFEALHCAGLRVALVTNTTSRTRAGIGEALREAGFAVGDEQIVTAPIATAAYLAEHHPGARCLLLSSGDVAADLAGVTLVRPDESDVDVVLVGGGGPELDYAALNRAFAALRSGAALVAMHRTMYWRTDAGLQLDAGAFVVALEAAAGVEAEVVGKPARGLFAAALQAVGAGADEAVMVGDDLHSDVLAAQEHGLTGVLVRTGKFLPEVLEHSPARPDVVLDSVADLPGWLAADRSL, via the coding sequence ATGCCCGAGCCTCAGGACGCCCCTCGTGAGGCGGCCGCCGGATGGGCGGGCGGGCGGCGCGGCGGCGGGACCGACCGGCGCGGCGGCAAGACGGACCGGCACGGCGGCGGGACGGACCGGCGGGACCTGCGCGCGGTGCTGCTCGACATCGACGGCGTCCTCACCGTCTCCTGGAAGGCGGTGCCGGGCGCCGTCGAGGCGTTCGAGGCGCTGCACTGCGCGGGGCTCCGGGTAGCGCTCGTCACCAACACGACCTCCCGGACGCGCGCCGGCATCGGCGAGGCGTTGCGGGAGGCCGGCTTCGCCGTCGGGGACGAGCAGATCGTCACGGCCCCGATCGCCACGGCCGCCTACCTTGCGGAGCACCACCCCGGCGCCCGGTGTCTGCTGCTGAGCAGCGGGGACGTGGCGGCAGACCTCGCGGGCGTGACGCTGGTCCGGCCCGATGAGAGCGACGTCGACGTCGTCCTGGTGGGCGGCGGCGGCCCCGAGCTCGACTACGCCGCTCTCAACCGCGCCTTCGCGGCCCTGCGGTCGGGCGCCGCCCTGGTCGCGATGCACCGCACGATGTACTGGCGCACCGACGCCGGGCTCCAGCTGGACGCGGGCGCGTTCGTCGTGGCGCTGGAGGCCGCGGCGGGCGTCGAGGCGGAGGTGGTCGGCAAGCCGGCACGGGGGCTGTTCGCCGCAGCGCTCCAGGCGGTCGGTGCCGGTGCTGACGAGGCCGTGATGGTCGGGGACGACCTCCACTCCGACGTCCTCGCCGCCCAGGAGCACGGCCTCACCGGTGTCCTGGTCCGGACCGGCAAGTTCCTGCCCGAGGTGCTGGAGCACTCGCCCGCCAGGCCGGACGTCGTGCTGGACAGCGTCGCCGACCTGCCCGGCTGGCTCGCCGCCGACCGGTCGCTCTGA
- a CDS encoding J domain-containing protein, producing the protein MTDTAPGTPYDVLGVDRHASAEELRRAYRRRQRETHPDLGGDPAAFHAVQVAWELIGTPALRAEYDRTAAGAPRSARSPQAQDEGTRVWTTGMGRGSARPPSAARSYGHPGGASRQRYLTLIREWAGRGVELDDPYQEDLLRRAPLEVRHALADALAEEATARIVSSLGPAFAVWHDVATARDSEAWTRDAGLGPSESAKLDHVVLGPTGLFVLQSEDWGAPARPRGGDLVSDALPPGAQPLRSLARRARIARSWGAAVTALVVVLPDGALEEDVVLLRRGRGRRPARLAVRRSSLSFLLTVGLPGTGRLPDAAFFELRARLQEYIRFV; encoded by the coding sequence ATGACCGACACCGCGCCCGGCACGCCCTACGACGTCCTCGGTGTGGACCGACACGCGTCCGCCGAGGAGCTGCGCCGCGCCTACCGGCGCCGGCAGCGCGAGACACATCCCGACCTCGGCGGCGACCCCGCCGCCTTCCACGCCGTGCAGGTGGCCTGGGAGCTCATCGGCACCCCGGCGCTCCGTGCGGAGTACGACCGCACGGCCGCCGGCGCCCCGCGGTCGGCACGCTCCCCGCAGGCGCAGGACGAGGGCACACGGGTCTGGACCACCGGGATGGGCCGGGGCAGCGCCCGTCCGCCGTCCGCCGCCCGCTCGTACGGGCACCCCGGCGGGGCGTCGCGCCAGCGCTACCTCACCCTCATCCGGGAGTGGGCGGGCCGCGGCGTCGAGCTCGACGACCCGTACCAGGAGGATCTGCTCCGACGCGCGCCCCTGGAGGTCCGGCACGCCCTCGCCGACGCGCTCGCCGAGGAGGCGACCGCGCGGATCGTGAGCAGCCTGGGACCGGCCTTCGCCGTCTGGCACGACGTCGCGACGGCCCGCGACAGCGAGGCGTGGACCCGGGACGCCGGTCTGGGGCCGTCCGAGTCGGCCAAGCTCGACCACGTCGTCCTCGGACCGACCGGGCTGTTCGTCCTGCAGTCGGAGGACTGGGGCGCCCCGGCCCGCCCCCGCGGCGGCGACCTCGTGAGCGACGCGCTCCCGCCGGGCGCGCAGCCGCTGCGGTCCCTCGCCCGCCGGGCGCGGATCGCCAGGTCGTGGGGCGCGGCGGTCACGGCCCTGGTGGTCGTGCTCCCCGACGGCGCGCTCGAGGAGGACGTCGTCCTGCTGCGCCGGGGACGCGGGCGCCGGCCCGCTCGGCTCGCCGTCCGGCGCAGCTCGCTGAGCTTCCTGCTGACCGTCGGCCTGCCCGGCACCGGCCGGCTGCCGGACGCCGCGTTCTTCGAGCTCCGCGCCCGGCTGCAGGAGTACATCCGCTTCGTCTGA
- a CDS encoding SRPBCC family protein: MTTKVHKTVQVDVPITTVYNQWTQFEDFPHFMGGVEKVTQLTDASLEWVAQIAGVKRTWKARIVEQVPDTRVAWAASEGATNAGTVEFRDLGDGRTEVSLTLEFEPEGVVEKAGDTLGIVERQAESDLKKFKEFIEDEGYATGAWRGTIGAGGSAGTGGTMGAGGSVGTTGVGGTGTTGLGGTTGTTGGI, translated from the coding sequence ATGACCACGAAGGTTCACAAGACGGTTCAGGTCGACGTCCCGATCACCACGGTCTACAACCAGTGGACACAGTTCGAAGACTTCCCCCACTTCATGGGTGGGGTCGAGAAGGTGACCCAGCTGACGGACGCGAGCCTGGAGTGGGTCGCGCAGATCGCCGGCGTCAAGCGCACCTGGAAGGCGAGGATCGTCGAGCAGGTGCCCGACACCCGGGTCGCCTGGGCGGCGTCGGAGGGTGCGACGAACGCCGGCACGGTCGAGTTCCGCGACCTCGGCGACGGCCGCACCGAGGTGTCCCTGACGCTGGAGTTCGAGCCGGAGGGCGTGGTCGAGAAGGCCGGTGACACCCTCGGGATCGTCGAGCGTCAGGCGGAGTCCGACCTGAAGAAGTTCAAGGAGTTCATCGAGGACGAGGGGTACGCGACGGGCGCCTGGCGCGGGACCATCGGCGCCGGCGGGTCTGCCGGCACCGGCGGCACCATGGGTGCGGGCGGCTCGGTCGGGACCACCGGTGTCGGCGGGACCGGCACCACGGGCCTCGGCGGCACGACCGGCACCACCGGCGGTATCTGA
- a CDS encoding thioredoxin domain-containing protein translates to MNRLGSATSPYLLQHKDNPVAWQEWGEEAFAEARRRDVPVLLSVGYAACHWCHVMAHESFEDPDVAAVLNSGFVSIKVDREERPDVDAVYMTATTAMTGQGGWPMTCFLTPDGEPFFCGTYYPRAQFLQLLGAVREAWTTRRDQVDATGANVARALGQMARAASPDALDEDALDGAVAALSEDFDPVHGGFGGAPKFPPSPVLEFLLRHHARTGDDDALRMVEATCEAMARGGMYDQLAGGFARYSVDARWIVPHFEKMLYDNAQLLRVYLHLHRATGSALAERVVRETADFLLRDLGTPQGAFASSLDADAAGVEGLTYVWKPAQLAEVLGPDDGARAAELLSVTDLGTFERGSSTLQLRREPEDRAWWADVRERLLTARAERPQPGRDDKVVTSWNGLTIAALAEAGVLLQEPAYLDAARACAEFVLATHLVDGRLRRASRDGVVGAAAGVADDHGNLAEGLLALHQATGEPRWLEAAGDLLETALTHFADGAGGFFDVADDAERLVTRPKDPSDNVEPSGQSSLGGALLTYSALTGSSRHREAAESALAAAGAIARAAPRFAGWSLAVAEAAAAGPLQVAVVGDDDAAAELAALARASTSPGLVVAVGPPDAPGVPLLADRPLVRGGAAAYVCRGFVCDLPVTTAPDLAAQLGTGSRETAS, encoded by the coding sequence ATGAACCGCCTCGGCTCAGCGACGAGCCCTTACCTGCTCCAGCACAAGGACAACCCCGTGGCCTGGCAGGAGTGGGGCGAGGAGGCCTTCGCCGAGGCGCGTCGCCGCGACGTCCCCGTCCTGCTCTCGGTCGGCTACGCGGCCTGCCACTGGTGCCACGTGATGGCGCACGAGTCCTTCGAGGACCCCGACGTTGCCGCCGTGCTCAACAGCGGGTTCGTCTCGATCAAGGTCGACCGCGAGGAGCGCCCGGACGTGGACGCGGTGTACATGACCGCGACCACCGCCATGACCGGCCAGGGCGGCTGGCCCATGACGTGCTTCCTCACGCCCGACGGCGAGCCGTTCTTCTGCGGCACCTACTACCCCCGCGCCCAGTTCCTCCAGCTCCTCGGTGCGGTCCGCGAGGCCTGGACCACACGCCGCGACCAGGTCGACGCCACGGGGGCCAACGTCGCCCGCGCGCTGGGCCAGATGGCCCGCGCCGCCTCGCCGGACGCGCTTGACGAGGACGCCCTGGACGGCGCCGTCGCGGCCCTGTCCGAGGACTTCGACCCGGTCCACGGCGGCTTCGGGGGCGCGCCGAAGTTCCCGCCCTCCCCCGTGCTGGAGTTCCTGCTGCGCCACCACGCCCGCACGGGGGACGACGACGCCCTGCGCATGGTTGAGGCCACCTGCGAGGCCATGGCGCGCGGCGGGATGTACGACCAGCTCGCCGGTGGCTTCGCCCGCTACTCGGTGGACGCGCGATGGATCGTGCCGCACTTCGAGAAGATGCTCTACGACAACGCCCAGCTCCTGCGCGTCTACCTCCACCTGCACCGGGCCACGGGGTCGGCGCTCGCGGAGCGGGTCGTGCGCGAGACCGCCGACTTCCTGCTGCGGGACCTCGGCACCCCGCAAGGGGCCTTCGCCTCCTCCCTGGACGCGGACGCGGCCGGCGTCGAAGGGCTCACCTACGTGTGGAAGCCCGCCCAGCTCGCGGAGGTTCTCGGCCCCGACGACGGCGCCCGGGCCGCCGAGCTGCTCTCGGTGACGGACCTCGGGACCTTCGAGCGCGGCAGCTCCACCCTGCAGCTGCGCCGCGAGCCCGAGGACCGGGCGTGGTGGGCGGACGTCCGCGAGCGCCTTCTCACCGCCCGCGCGGAGCGCCCGCAGCCCGGCCGGGACGACAAGGTCGTCACCTCCTGGAACGGCCTGACGATCGCCGCGCTCGCCGAGGCTGGCGTGCTGCTGCAGGAGCCCGCCTACCTCGACGCCGCGCGTGCCTGCGCCGAGTTCGTCCTCGCCACCCACCTCGTCGACGGGCGGCTGCGCCGAGCCTCCCGCGACGGCGTCGTGGGCGCCGCGGCCGGCGTCGCCGACGACCACGGCAACCTGGCCGAGGGGCTGCTCGCCCTGCACCAGGCGACCGGCGAGCCCCGGTGGCTCGAGGCCGCCGGTGACCTGCTGGAGACCGCGCTGACGCACTTCGCCGACGGCGCGGGCGGGTTCTTCGACGTCGCCGACGACGCCGAGCGGCTGGTGACCCGGCCGAAGGACCCCAGCGACAACGTCGAGCCGTCCGGGCAGTCCTCGCTCGGCGGTGCCCTGCTCACGTACTCCGCGCTCACCGGGTCCTCCCGGCACCGGGAGGCGGCGGAGAGCGCGCTGGCCGCGGCCGGGGCGATCGCCCGCGCGGCCCCGCGCTTCGCCGGGTGGAGCCTGGCCGTCGCCGAGGCCGCGGCCGCCGGGCCGCTCCAGGTCGCCGTCGTCGGGGACGACGACGCAGCCGCCGAGCTGGCGGCCCTCGCCCGGGCGAGCACCTCGCCCGGGCTCGTGGTGGCGGTCGGGCCCCCGGACGCGCCCGGGGTGCCGCTGCTGGCGGACCGCCCGCTGGTGCGCGGCGGCGCCGCGGCGTACGTGTGCCGCGGCTTCGTGTGCGACCTGCCGGTCACGACGGCGCCGGACCTCGCCGCCCAGCTGGGCACCGGCTCCCGCGAGACCGCCTCGTAG
- the mug gene encoding G/U mismatch-specific DNA glycosylase, with amino-acid sequence MGRTKGRADGQATAPRPSREELEACVGRGIPPVIAPGLRILMCGINPGLYSAWTGHHFARPGNRFWPALHRSGLTPRLLAPAEQGELLEHGLGITNVVNRATATAAELSITELREGGERLAEEVRTYAPAWLAVLGITAYRAAFAEPRAALGPQERTLGSTRVWVLPNPSGLNAHFQLPELAEKFGELRAAAARD; translated from the coding sequence ATGGGACGGACGAAGGGGCGGGCGGACGGGCAGGCCACCGCGCCGCGGCCGAGCCGGGAGGAACTTGAGGCCTGCGTCGGTCGCGGCATCCCCCCGGTGATTGCGCCGGGGCTGCGGATCCTCATGTGCGGGATCAACCCCGGCCTGTACTCGGCGTGGACGGGGCACCACTTCGCCCGACCGGGCAACCGGTTCTGGCCGGCGCTGCACAGGTCGGGGCTGACCCCGCGGCTCCTCGCTCCCGCCGAGCAGGGCGAGCTGCTGGAGCACGGCCTGGGGATCACGAACGTCGTCAACCGGGCCACCGCGACGGCCGCCGAGCTGAGCATCACTGAGCTGCGGGAGGGCGGCGAGCGGCTGGCGGAGGAGGTCCGGACGTACGCGCCGGCGTGGCTGGCGGTCCTGGGGATCACCGCCTACCGGGCCGCCTTCGCGGAGCCGAGGGCCGCCCTCGGCCCGCAGGAACGCACGCTCGGGTCCACCCGCGTCTGGGTGCTGCCCAACCCGAGCGGGCTCAACGCGCACTTCCAGCTGCCCGAGCTCGCCGAGAAGTTCGGTGAGCTGCGCGCCGCGGCGGCGCGGGACTGA
- a CDS encoding cytochrome P450 encodes MTASLPRASVRETLAVTAGVLAPMLAQGVIVRRPAMTVLADRLQTDRRAAAILRGLRDRHGAGPVLLRIPGRDLAVVLDAGDVDRLLAGAPHPFTPANREKRSALRHVQPFGVLISDDAGRTVRRPWNEDVLDHGADLHRLHERLVRVVEEETDALAAEPVLTWDRFHQVFWRIVRRVALGDPARDDERVTELMTLLRAQANWAFLRPRSTRRLRELGRRLQAYVADADPLSLAGVVARTPAAPGTAPVGQIPHWLFAFDAAGIAAYRALALLAAHPDVLAAVREEDPADQRGLRPLARASVLESVRLWPTTMVILRDSVEDTEWAGRRARAGTGFAVASSFFHRDEENLPWADRFEPEIWLDGRAEASRALVPFSAGPARCPGRTLVLDLTSELVAAVVRDRGLTLSGPRRLDGGAPLPRTLAHTRLEFRG; translated from the coding sequence GTGACGGCGTCGCTGCCCCGCGCCTCCGTGCGCGAGACGCTGGCGGTGACCGCCGGGGTGCTCGCGCCGATGCTCGCCCAGGGCGTCATCGTGCGCCGCCCCGCCATGACCGTGCTCGCGGACCGTCTCCAGACCGACCGGCGGGCCGCCGCCATCCTGCGCGGGCTGCGCGACCGCCACGGCGCCGGGCCGGTGCTGCTGCGCATCCCGGGCCGCGACCTCGCCGTCGTGCTCGACGCCGGCGACGTCGACCGCCTCCTCGCCGGCGCGCCGCACCCCTTCACGCCGGCCAACCGGGAGAAGCGGTCGGCGCTGCGGCACGTCCAGCCTTTCGGGGTGCTCATCTCCGACGACGCCGGTCGCACCGTCCGCCGCCCGTGGAACGAGGACGTCCTGGACCACGGTGCCGATCTGCACCGCCTCCACGAGCGGCTCGTGCGGGTGGTCGAGGAGGAGACCGACGCCCTCGCCGCGGAGCCGGTCCTCACCTGGGACCGGTTCCACCAGGTGTTCTGGCGCATCGTGCGCCGCGTCGCCCTCGGCGACCCGGCCCGGGACGACGAGCGCGTCACGGAGCTCATGACGCTCCTGCGCGCGCAGGCGAACTGGGCGTTCCTGCGGCCCCGCAGCACCCGGCGCCTGCGGGAGCTGGGTCGGCGCCTGCAGGCCTACGTCGCGGACGCCGACCCGCTCAGCCTCGCGGGGGTGGTGGCTCGTACGCCGGCCGCGCCCGGGACCGCCCCGGTCGGCCAGATCCCGCACTGGCTCTTCGCGTTCGACGCCGCGGGCATCGCCGCCTACCGGGCGCTCGCGCTGCTCGCCGCGCACCCGGACGTCCTCGCCGCCGTGCGGGAGGAGGACCCGGCCGACCAACGGGGGCTACGGCCGCTCGCACGGGCCAGCGTCCTCGAGTCCGTCAGGCTCTGGCCGACGACCATGGTGATCCTGCGCGACAGCGTCGAGGACACCGAGTGGGCGGGACGGCGGGCACGTGCCGGGACGGGCTTCGCCGTCGCCTCCTCGTTCTTCCACCGCGATGAGGAGAACCTCCCGTGGGCCGACCGCTTCGAGCCGGAGATCTGGCTGGACGGGCGCGCCGAGGCCTCCCGCGCGCTGGTGCCGTTCAGCGCCGGGCCCGCCCGGTGCCCGGGCCGCACCCTCGTCCTCGACCTGACGAGCGAGCTGGTGGCCGCCGTCGTCCGGGACCGCGGTCTTACGCTGTCCGGCCCGCGCAGACTCGACGGCGGTGCGCCGTTGCCGCGCACCCTCGCCCACACGCGACTCGAGTTCCGGGGCTGA
- a CDS encoding FAD-dependent oxidoreductase codes for MTSLWLDRPDLPTYPEVPAGRSYDVVVVGGGLTGLTTALLLTRAGASVAVLEARRLGAVATGSTTGKVTLLQGSKLARIARRHSAATLRTYVEANAEGQQWLLRYCDEHDVPYQRRPDLVVAQSEEGRDAVGNVHDAAHEAHLPVEWVEDPGLPFPTFGTARLPDQAQLDTTDVVLALARDLERHGGEIFEGSRMTGLHQGSPNRVAVGELEVEADRVVLATGTPVLDRGGFFARLAPSRTHAIALDVPGPLPQVMAITGDAPFRSLRTAPTADGERLVVAGAGHPTGRAVSTRELVEGLTRWATDVFPGAVTTHVWAAQDYRGHDELPSVGPLLPRSDRVLVATGYDKWGLAMGVAAALAMSSAILESQMIWTHPLRTWRPGGLVGLDRVVTLNAGVASRLAQDKLSPRVHSSDVVPPEGQGRVERDAGRDVAVSTVDGVTRRLSATCTHLGGVVSWNDAERSWDCPLHGSRFAPDGQVLEGPATCALRAAGRGQGAP; via the coding sequence ATGACCTCGCTGTGGCTCGACCGCCCTGATCTGCCGACGTACCCGGAGGTCCCCGCGGGTCGCTCCTACGACGTCGTGGTCGTCGGTGGCGGCCTGACCGGCCTGACGACGGCGCTGCTGCTCACCCGGGCGGGCGCGTCCGTGGCCGTGCTCGAGGCCCGGCGCCTCGGCGCCGTCGCCACCGGCAGCACCACCGGCAAGGTCACGCTGCTGCAGGGCAGCAAGCTCGCCCGGATCGCCCGCCGCCACTCCGCCGCCACGCTGCGCACCTACGTGGAGGCGAACGCCGAGGGCCAGCAGTGGCTGCTGCGCTACTGCGACGAGCACGACGTGCCCTACCAACGACGCCCCGACCTCGTCGTCGCGCAGAGCGAGGAGGGCCGCGACGCCGTCGGCAACGTCCACGACGCCGCCCACGAGGCGCACCTGCCCGTGGAGTGGGTCGAGGACCCGGGCCTGCCGTTCCCCACCTTCGGCACCGCACGGCTGCCGGACCAGGCGCAGCTCGACACGACCGACGTCGTCCTCGCCCTGGCCCGCGACCTCGAGCGGCACGGCGGCGAGATCTTCGAGGGCAGCCGGATGACCGGGCTGCACCAGGGTTCCCCGAACCGGGTCGCCGTCGGGGAGCTGGAGGTCGAGGCGGACCGCGTGGTCCTGGCCACCGGCACACCGGTGCTCGACCGCGGCGGCTTCTTCGCCCGGCTCGCCCCGAGCCGCACGCACGCGATCGCCCTCGACGTGCCCGGCCCCCTCCCGCAGGTCATGGCGATCACGGGCGACGCCCCCTTCCGCTCCCTGCGCACGGCGCCGACGGCGGACGGCGAGCGCCTCGTGGTCGCCGGGGCGGGCCATCCCACGGGCCGGGCCGTCTCCACCCGCGAGCTCGTCGAGGGGCTCACGCGCTGGGCCACCGACGTCTTCCCCGGCGCCGTCACGACGCACGTCTGGGCCGCGCAGGACTACCGCGGCCACGACGAGCTCCCGTCGGTCGGGCCGCTGCTCCCCCGCTCCGACCGGGTCCTCGTGGCCACCGGCTACGACAAGTGGGGGCTCGCCATGGGCGTGGCCGCCGCGCTCGCGATGTCCTCCGCGATCCTCGAGAGCCAGATGATCTGGACGCACCCGCTGCGCACGTGGCGCCCGGGCGGGCTCGTCGGCCTCGACCGGGTGGTGACGCTCAATGCCGGGGTCGCGTCCCGGCTAGCGCAGGACAAGCTCAGCCCGCGGGTTCACAGCTCCGACGTCGTCCCGCCCGAGGGACAGGGCCGCGTCGAGCGCGACGCCGGCCGGGACGTCGCCGTGAGCACCGTCGACGGCGTGACGCGCCGGCTCTCCGCCACGTGCACCCACCTGGGCGGGGTCGTCTCCTGGAACGACGCCGAGCGCAGCTGGGACTGCCCGCTGCACGGTTCGCGGTTCGCCCCGGACGGGCAGGTGCTCGAGGGGCCCGCCACCTGCGCGTTGCGCGCGGCCGGGCGCGGGCAGGGGGCGCCGTGA
- a CDS encoding PfkB family carbohydrate kinase encodes MSHPTPDHEDRTEAPDAGPRLSVLAVGPMLEVTVETLRGEDEPHVHVHAGGQGLWVARMAKTLGARPVVCAPFGGEAGVAAAALARAEGLDLRTTSTPDISAHVLDYRGGEREELVVMRSPALDRHAQDDLYGTMLVHSMDVDLAVLTGADPDLGVPDDFFGRLAQDLRAADRPVVADLSGDHVRQILRAEGVVLKISHEEMLEGGFAEDAEVATLRDSGRRMLEEGLRALVISRADDPTLVVTHDEARLYTAPQVSTREHKGAGDSMTAGIAVTLARGGSLDDAVRLGAAAGALNVTRRGLGTGRRDQIEAFADRVSVEPA; translated from the coding sequence ATGAGTCACCCCACGCCGGACCACGAGGACCGCACGGAGGCGCCCGACGCCGGCCCACGGCTGAGCGTCCTCGCCGTCGGCCCCATGCTCGAGGTGACGGTGGAGACGCTGCGGGGCGAGGACGAGCCGCACGTGCACGTGCACGCCGGCGGGCAGGGCCTGTGGGTGGCCCGGATGGCGAAGACGCTGGGGGCCCGTCCCGTGGTGTGCGCGCCGTTCGGCGGCGAGGCGGGCGTCGCGGCCGCCGCGCTCGCACGGGCGGAGGGCCTGGACCTGCGGACCACGAGCACGCCGGACATCTCCGCGCACGTGCTCGACTACCGCGGCGGCGAGCGCGAGGAGCTCGTCGTCATGCGGAGCCCGGCGCTCGACCGGCACGCGCAGGACGACCTGTACGGCACCATGCTCGTCCACTCCATGGACGTCGACCTGGCCGTGCTCACCGGCGCCGACCCGGACCTCGGCGTCCCCGACGACTTCTTCGGCCGGCTCGCCCAGGACCTCCGCGCCGCGGACAGACCGGTGGTCGCCGACCTCTCCGGCGACCACGTCCGGCAGATCCTGCGGGCGGAGGGCGTGGTCCTGAAGATCAGCCACGAGGAGATGCTCGAGGGCGGTTTCGCCGAGGACGCCGAGGTCGCCACGCTGCGGGACTCCGGCCGGCGGATGCTCGAGGAGGGGCTGCGCGCCCTCGTCATCTCCCGCGCGGACGACCCCACCCTCGTCGTCACCCACGACGAGGCGCGCCTCTACACGGCGCCGCAGGTCAGCACGCGCGAGCACAAGGGGGCCGGTGACTCGATGACGGCCGGCATCGCGGTCACCCTGGCCCGGGGCGGGAGCCTGGACGACGCCGTCCGTCTCGGCGCGGCCGCCGGGGCCCTCAACGTCACCCGGCGCGGTCTCGGCACCGGGCGGCGCGACCAGATCGAGGCCTTCGCCGACCGCGTCTCGGTGGAGCCGGCCTGA